GCACCGATTTCGCCGGCCTCGACCGCGCGCTGAGTCAGCAGCCAGGCAATGACGTGCATCAGCCGCGTCGTCACCTTCAGCGATTCGCACGAGAAGCTGACACGGATCAGCGGGTCGAGCGCCTCGCGTTCGGCGCGACCCGCTTCGTCGAAATAGGCGCGCGCCTCGTCGGCGAGCAGCATCGCCTCGACATACAGGGCATCGGTCAGGCGGCGGTGCAGACGGGCGTCATGCGAGTCACGAGTCATGGGTCCGCCATCGCATGACGCGGCCATATCGGCCAGAAACCGAAGCGACAGTCCATCGCAAAACCGTACCATTATGGCGCGGTTCGGGGAACCGTCACGCGATGATGTCGGGGATCAGATGGTCCTCCAGCATCGCGATCTCGTCGCGCAGGCGGAGCTTGCGCTTCTTCAGGCGCGCCATCTGCAGCTGATCGGGAGTCGTCGACAGCGACAGCGCCGCGATCGCGTCGTCGAGGTCGCGATGCTCGATCCGCATGCCGTCGAGCCGGACCTTGATCTGCGCTTCGTCCATCGTCGCCCCCCGGAATGCCCGCTGCTCGCCGGCTGCTCCTTAGCAAACGCACGCGCCTGCGCGAGGACCAATTCGGCACAGGGCGAGCGCGTCGTTCGGATCGTCGCGAGAAATCGTTCGGTCAGTCGATTTGGTCCGTTACCGATGCAGACTTTTGGCGAGCCGGATGGTTTATTCGGCTCCCCAACCCGAATGCAGGAGGACTCCCACCATGCAGACGACGCACCAGACAGCCCTGGAAACCAAGCACGCCGTGCTGGATCGGCGGATCGCCGAGGAAACCCACCGGCCCTTGCCCGACGCCATCATCGTCGCAGGGCTGAAGAAGCAGAAGCTGCGGCTCAAGGAAGAGCTGTCGGGGATCTAGCGGTCCGGCGCCTCCTGCAGGAT
This sequence is a window from Sphingomonas ginsenosidivorax. Protein-coding genes within it:
- a CDS encoding YdcH family protein produces the protein MQTTHQTALETKHAVLDRRIAEETHRPLPDAIIVAGLKKQKLRLKEELSGI
- a CDS encoding DUF1465 family protein; this encodes MTRDSHDARLHRRLTDALYVEAMLLADEARAYFDEAGRAEREALDPLIRVSFSCESLKVTTRLMHVIAWLLTQRAVEAGEIGARDALDPSRRLGDAPVTDAALLAILPDRARSLIESSSDLHRRVARLDAAQGSPEPTDSPALSMQRRLSSVF
- a CDS encoding YdcH family protein produces the protein MDEAQIKVRLDGMRIEHRDLDDAIAALSLSTTPDQLQMARLKKRKLRLRDEIAMLEDHLIPDIIA